Sequence from the Agrococcus sp. SL85 genome:
GAGACGAATCACACCGGTGTGGTTCGCGGTCCGCATCGCTGCCTCCGGGGGTCTCGACGATGCTTCGACGCTACGCCCGGCCACCCACATGCGCACGGGCGGACGTGCCGGCTCCGGGGCCCCGCATGGCGGCCGCACACGCGCCGTCCAGACCCCGGGGATAGCGTCTCGGACGTACCCCATCCACGACCGAGAGGAGCGGCACATGGCCGACATCACCGGCAAGAAGGTCGCGTTCGTCCTGACCGACGGCTACGAGGACTCGGAGCTCACGAGCCCCTGGGAGGCGGTGCAGGGCGCGGGCGGCGCCCCCACGCTCGTCGCTCCCGCTGCGGGCGAGCTCACCGGCAAGAACGGGCACGTCGCGACCGTCGACATGCTCTCGAGCGAGGCCTCGGCCGACGACTTCGACGCCCTCGTGCTGCCCGGCGGCGTCGTGAACGCCGACAAGATCCGCATCGACGAGCCCTCGGTGGCGCTCGTCAAGCGCTTCGTCGAGAGCGGCAAGCCGATCGGCGTCATCTGCCACGGCGCGTGGATCCTCATCGAGGCCGGCGGCGTCTCGGGCCGCACCATCACGAGCTACCCCACGCTCCGCACCGACCTCGTCAACGCGGGCGCGACGTGGGTCGACGAGGAGGTCGTGACCGACCAGGGCCTCGTCTCGAGCCGCACGCCCGACGACCTCCCCGCCTTCAACGACAAGGTGCTCGAGGAGATCGCCGAGGGCGTGCACCCGCGCTGACCCTCCCGACGCCGGTCCTCCGGCGCACGGCCCCGACGGCCGCTCCGCGCATCGCGGGGCGGCCGTCGTCGTGCGTGACGCCGCGTGACGGGCGGGCCTGCGCGCCGACCGGCGCTCCGATGGGATGGAGGTGAGGGTCGCCGGCCGCACGCGCGGACGGGCGGCCCTGCCCGACGCGGCTGCCGGGAGGTCGATGCCGGGGGCGGCGTCGGCCGGCAGCCGGCCCGAGCGCGCTCGGGCGCGGGGGCGGGGCGCGGGGGCGCTCCGCCCCCGTGGCGCGCGAAGCCCTCGCCTGCGATCCGCCGTGCCGCTCGGATCGCGGACCCCGTCGCGCATCCGGGGCCCGCCAGGCGGGGTCGCCGATGCGCCGAGGGGTCCCCGATGCGTGCAGGGCTCTCCTGCGCGACGAGGGCGAGCAGGATCGGGGCAGCGCAGCGCCGCCGGCCGCGCCATGATCGGAGCAGCGCAGGGCGCGCGACGACGAGGAGGACGACATGGCGGGCGACGACACCCTCTCGAAGGAGGAGCGCGCGGCGGTCAAGCAGCGCGCGGCCGAGCTCAAGCGGCAGGCGAGCCGCACGGGCGGCAGCAAGCGGGAGCGCGAGGCGCAGGACTGCCTCGACGCCATCGCGGGCCTCCCCGAGCCCGACCGGGCGATCGCGCAGATGGTGCACGACGTCGTCACCGAGGTCGCCCCCGACCTCGACCCGAAGACCTGGTACGGCTTCCCGTCCTATGCCCGCGACGGCAAGGTGCTCGTGTTCTACCAGCAGGCCTCGAAGTTCGGCACCCGCTACGGCACGCTCGGCTTCCAGGACCAGGCCGCGCTCGACGACGGCGAGCTGTGGCCCGCCTCCTACGCCCTCGTGGGCACCTCGTCGGCCACGCGCGAGCGCATCGCCGCGCTCGTGCGGAGGGCCGCCGGCTGAGCCGGGGCGCCGATCGGCCGGCTGCGGCCCGACCGGGACGGCCGCTCACAGTCGACGCGCATCCGGCGGGCGCATGCTCGACCTCCGACGAGGAGGTGCGGATGCGATCCGGTCTCGTGCGCGCGGCGACCGCCCTGGTGCTCGCGACGATGCTCGCGGGCTGCGCGCCCGGCGCGCTGGCGCCCGGTGACGAGCGGGGCGCGAGTGCCGAGGCGTCGCCGAGCGCGGCCGCCGACGCCTCGGCGACCCCGACCGCCTCTCCGACGCCCACCCTCGACGCGGGCGCCGGGCCGGACGACGTAGCCGTGCCCGCGCCGACGCCCGATGCGGCGCCGCCGACCCCCGGGTCGTGCGACGACATCGGGGCCTCGCCGCTCGCCGCGCGCTGGGTGCAGCAGGGGTTCGCGCTCGAGCCCTTCGACGGCATCATCGTGGGCGGCGGCTTCCCCGCCGCGACGGCCGCGGGCGGCGAGCTCGCGGTGCACTGCATCCTCTGGACGGCCGCGGGCGCCCGCGGGCCCCACGTGCTCGTCGAGCTCTACCGCGGCGCGCCCCTCGGCGCGGTGCTGGCCGACCCGAGCGTCGCGCACCTCGAGCCGTCGACGCTCGCGACCGCCCACGGCGACATCGTGCTCGCCGACTCCGGCGGCTTCGGCATCTCGTCGTCGCAGGAGACCGTGGGCGGCCACGACGACGTCGTGCTGCGCACCTTCACGGTGGGCTTCCCGACGGAGGGGGCCGCCGCGGACGCCATGAACGGGCCGCTCGCACGCGGGCTGCTCTTCGAGAGCGCCTTCGGCGTCGCGGCGCCCTGAGCCGGCGGAGGCCGAGCCGCGGCAGACGCCAGCACGGTCGCTGTGGCGGGGGTCGGCCGCGTTCGCGCTCGGCGAACCCCGGCGGCCCCCAGCAGGGAATCGCAGCGCTCTGGAGGCGTTCACATCTGAGTGGAGTCGACTCAAGTTCGACCGCACGCAGCACGCCGACCAGGAGGGATGCACGAGTGGCAGCCATCTACGGGCCCTTCGGGGCCGACGGATCCTACGAGGACTTCATCGCGCGCATCCTGCGCGAGCAGCGCCTGCCCGCGCAGCGCGCGATCGACCTCTCGCGCCTCGTCTCGCGCCGCACATCCTCGGTGATGGCGAGCGCCGTCGAGCACGCGCGTTCCCACGGCCACGCGGAGGTCGACGCGCTGCACCTGCTGCGCGCGCTCACGGAGGTACCGCAGGTGGAGCAGGCCGTGCGGGGCTCGGGCGCCGACCTCGAGGCGCTCCGCACGGCCGTCGAGGACCGCCTGCCCGCCGAGGGCGGCACGGCCGCGGAGGGGCGGCCGGCGCTCACCCCCTCGGCGCAGCGCGCGCTCCGCGACGCCTACCAGATCGCCCGCGCCAACGGCTCGAGCTACATCGACCCCGAGCACCTCTTCTTCGCCTTCCTGCTCGCGGGCGACAGCGCCGCGGGCGGCCTGCTCCAGGCTGCCGGCGTCACCCAGGAGGCCCTGCAGCGCGCCGCGATGGAGGCGCAGCAGGAGGCGCGCGGCGGCCTCGAGCGCCGCCGCGCCGCCGAGGTCGACCCCGACTCCACGACCCCGACCCTCGACGAGTTCGGCGACGACCTCACCGAGCGCGCCCGCGGCGGCGGCCTCGACCCCGTCATCGGCCGTGCCGACGAGATCGAGCAGACCATCGAGATCCTCAGCCGCCGCACCAAGAACAACCCCGTGCTCATCGGCGAGGCCGGCGTCGGCAAGACGGCGATCGTCGAGGGCCTCGCCCGCGCGATCGTCGACGGCGCGGTGCCGAAGCAGCTCGTGGGCAAGCGCGTCGTCGCCCTCGACCTCACCGCGATGGTCGCCGGCACCCGCTACCGGGGCGACTTCGAGGAGCGCATCACGAAGGCCGTCGACGAGATCACCGCCCACAAGGACGAGCTCATCGTGTTCGTCGACGAGCTGCACACGATCCTCGGCGCCGGCTCCGGAGGCGAGGGCGGCATGGACGCCGCGAACATCCTGAAGCCGCGCCTGGCCCGCGGCGACCTCCACATGATCGGCGCGACGACGCTCGCCGAGTACCGCCGCATCGAGAAGGACGCCGCGCTCACCCGCCGCTTCCAGCCCGTCATGGTCGCCGAGCCGAGCGTCGAGGACGCCATCACCATCCTCGACGGCCTGCGGCCCGCCTACGAGGCGCACCACCGCGTCAGCTACACGCCCGAGGCCATCGCCGCCGCGGTCGAGCTCTCGCACCGCTACATCAGCGACCGCTTCCTGCCCGACAAGGCCATCGACCTCATCGACCAGGCGGGCGCCAGGCTGCGCCTGCGGCTGGGCGCCAAGGTCGACCTCGAGTCGCTCGAGCGCGAGAAGGCGCACCTGGAGGACGAGAAGCGCGCCGCCGTCGAGGCCGAGGAGTTCGAGGAGGCCACGCACCTCCGCGACCGCATCGCCGCGATCGCCGCGTCGATCGAGTCGGGCTCCGGCGAGGACGGCGTCGTCGACGAGGCGGACATCGCCGAGGTCGTCGCGCGCGCCACCGGCATCCCCGCCTCCCGCCTCACCGAGGGCGACCGGCAGCGGCTCGCGCGCCTGGAGGAGGAGCTGCACGAGCGCGTCGTCGCGCAGGACGAGGCGGTCTCGGCCGTCGCGAAGGCCGTGCGGCGCTCGCGGTCGGGCCTCGGCGACGCTGGGCGGCCCATCGGGTCGTTCCTGTTCCTCGGCCCCACGGGCGTGGGCAAGACCGAGCTCGCGAAGGCGCTCGCGACGAGCCTGTTCGGCTCGGAGGGCGCGCTCGTGCGCTTCGACATGTCGGAGTTCGGCGAGCGGCACACGGTCGCGCGCCTCATCGGCGCCCCTCCCGGCTACGTCGGCTACGACGAGGCCGGCCAGCTCACCGAGCGCGTGCGGCGCCAGCCGTACTCGGTCGTGCTGCTCGACGAGATCGAGAAGGCGCACCCCGACGTCTTCAACCTGCTCCTGCAGGTGCTCGAGGACGGCCGCCTCACCGACGGGCAGGGCCGCACCGTCGACTTCCGCAGCACCGTCGTCATCATGACCTCGAACCTCGGCTCGGAGGTCCTGGCCTCGAAGGCGGGGCCGATCGGCTTCCACGCCGGCGACGGGCGGGGGAGCGAGGGGGAGCTGCGCGCGAAGGTGCTCGGCCGCCTGCGCGAGCAGATGCGCCCCGAGCTCATCAACCGCATCGACGAGATCGTGCTCTTCCGCAGGCTGGAGCGCGAGCAGCTGCGGCAGATCGTGACGCTGCTGCTCGAGCGGGTGGGCACCCGTCTCGCGGCGCGGGGCCTGCGGCTCGAGGCGACCGACGCTGCGCTCGACTGGCTCGCCGAGCACGGCGCCGAGCCCGAGTACGGCGCGCGGCCGCTGCGCCGCCTGATCCAGCGCGAGGTCGAGGATCGGGTGGCCGACCTCGTCGTCGACGGGCTGGAGTCCGGCGTCGTCCGCGTCGACATCGAGGGCGGCGCGCTGACGGTCGAGGCTGCGGAGGAGCGGACGACGCCCGCGACGTGAGGTCTCGCCGTGCACGCCGAGGGGCGGTCCGGGCACGGGCCGGCCCTCGGCGGTCCATGGCGGATCCCCGGCGC
This genomic interval carries:
- a CDS encoding ATP-dependent Clp protease ATP-binding subunit, whose amino-acid sequence is MAAIYGPFGADGSYEDFIARILREQRLPAQRAIDLSRLVSRRTSSVMASAVEHARSHGHAEVDALHLLRALTEVPQVEQAVRGSGADLEALRTAVEDRLPAEGGTAAEGRPALTPSAQRALRDAYQIARANGSSYIDPEHLFFAFLLAGDSAAGGLLQAAGVTQEALQRAAMEAQQEARGGLERRRAAEVDPDSTTPTLDEFGDDLTERARGGGLDPVIGRADEIEQTIEILSRRTKNNPVLIGEAGVGKTAIVEGLARAIVDGAVPKQLVGKRVVALDLTAMVAGTRYRGDFEERITKAVDEITAHKDELIVFVDELHTILGAGSGGEGGMDAANILKPRLARGDLHMIGATTLAEYRRIEKDAALTRRFQPVMVAEPSVEDAITILDGLRPAYEAHHRVSYTPEAIAAAVELSHRYISDRFLPDKAIDLIDQAGARLRLRLGAKVDLESLEREKAHLEDEKRAAVEAEEFEEATHLRDRIAAIAASIESGSGEDGVVDEADIAEVVARATGIPASRLTEGDRQRLARLEEELHERVVAQDEAVSAVAKAVRRSRSGLGDAGRPIGSFLFLGPTGVGKTELAKALATSLFGSEGALVRFDMSEFGERHTVARLIGAPPGYVGYDEAGQLTERVRRQPYSVVLLDEIEKAHPDVFNLLLQVLEDGRLTDGQGRTVDFRSTVVIMTSNLGSEVLASKAGPIGFHAGDGRGSEGELRAKVLGRLREQMRPELINRIDEIVLFRRLEREQLRQIVTLLLERVGTRLAARGLRLEATDAALDWLAEHGAEPEYGARPLRRLIQREVEDRVADLVVDGLESGVVRVDIEGGALTVEAAEERTTPAT
- a CDS encoding iron chaperone — translated: MAGDDTLSKEERAAVKQRAAELKRQASRTGGSKREREAQDCLDAIAGLPEPDRAIAQMVHDVVTEVAPDLDPKTWYGFPSYARDGKVLVFYQQASKFGTRYGTLGFQDQAALDDGELWPASYALVGTSSATRERIAALVRRAAG
- a CDS encoding type 1 glutamine amidotransferase domain-containing protein, with amino-acid sequence MADITGKKVAFVLTDGYEDSELTSPWEAVQGAGGAPTLVAPAAGELTGKNGHVATVDMLSSEASADDFDALVLPGGVVNADKIRIDEPSVALVKRFVESGKPIGVICHGAWILIEAGGVSGRTITSYPTLRTDLVNAGATWVDEEVVTDQGLVSSRTPDDLPAFNDKVLEEIAEGVHPR